From a single Georhizobium profundi genomic region:
- a CDS encoding BMP family ABC transporter substrate-binding protein, with amino-acid sequence MKKTLLALAASASAIMLAGPAAAQMDQVKACFIYVGPVGDFGWSYQHDQGRLFAEEHFGDRLETAFLESVPEGADAERAIERFARSGCNIIFTTSFGYMDATNAVAERYPDIKFEHATGYKRDHPNVATYDSRFYQGRYIIGQIAAEMSETGSAGYIGSFPIPEVVQGINAFMLGAQSINPDFELKVVWVNTWFDPGREADAARALIDQGVDILTQHTDSTGPMQVAAERGIFAFGQASDMIEFGPETQLTSIIDDWGPYYVERIEAVMDGTWEQQATWDGLAEGHVVMAEYANMPDDVKAQAEATEESIRSGAFHPFTGPINKQDGTEWLAEGAVADDAALSSMNFYVEGIDDQLPQ; translated from the coding sequence ATGAAAAAAACGCTCCTCGCTCTCGCCGCTTCGGCCAGCGCGATCATGCTCGCCGGTCCCGCAGCCGCACAGATGGACCAGGTCAAGGCCTGCTTCATCTATGTCGGCCCCGTCGGCGATTTCGGCTGGTCCTACCAGCACGACCAAGGCCGCCTCTTCGCCGAAGAGCATTTCGGTGACCGCCTGGAAACGGCGTTCCTCGAAAGCGTGCCGGAAGGCGCCGATGCCGAGCGCGCCATCGAGCGCTTCGCACGGTCGGGCTGCAACATCATCTTCACGACGTCGTTCGGTTACATGGACGCCACCAATGCCGTCGCCGAGCGCTACCCGGACATCAAGTTCGAGCACGCGACCGGTTACAAGCGCGACCATCCGAACGTCGCCACCTACGATTCGCGCTTCTATCAGGGCCGCTACATCATCGGCCAGATCGCGGCCGAGATGTCGGAAACCGGTTCGGCGGGCTACATCGGCTCGTTCCCGATCCCGGAAGTGGTTCAGGGCATCAACGCCTTCATGCTCGGCGCACAGTCGATCAATCCGGACTTCGAGCTGAAGGTCGTGTGGGTCAACACCTGGTTCGACCCAGGCCGTGAAGCCGATGCCGCCCGTGCGCTGATCGACCAGGGCGTCGACATCCTGACGCAGCACACCGATTCGACCGGTCCGATGCAGGTGGCAGCCGAGCGCGGCATCTTCGCTTTCGGCCAGGCATCGGACATGATCGAGTTCGGTCCCGAGACACAGCTGACCTCGATCATCGACGATTGGGGCCCGTATTATGTCGAGCGCATCGAAGCTGTCATGGACGGCACCTGGGAGCAGCAGGCAACCTGGGACGGTCTTGCCGAAGGTCACGTCGTGATGGCGGAATATGCCAACATGCCGGACGACGTGAAGGCACAGGCCGAGGCGACCGAGGAGTCGATCCGTTCTGGCGCGTTCCACCCATTCACCGGTCCGATCAACAAGCAGGACGGCACCGAGTGGCTCGCCGAAGGCGCGGTTGCTGACGATGCGGCTCTGTCGAGCATGAACTTCTACGTCGAAGGCATCGACGACCAGCTGCCGCAGTAA
- a CDS encoding efflux RND transporter permease subunit yields the protein MNISNTFIQRPVLSTVLGCLILLLGFQGLFSLSVRQYPEVEETVVTINTVYPGANAELIQGFITAPIAAAVSTTENIDYVTSQSRASSSTVTVQMELGADPDIALTEVMSKVQQVRGQLPSQSEDPIITKGTGQQFAIMYLAVQNPNMTAEQLTEYLERVVRPRMSTIEGVAEIQILGAANYAMRVWIDPIRLAARGVTASEVTQAINASNFLSAPGRTENEFVAQAITLQSTLQTPEAFGQLPITSNGDSVVRLTDVAEVELAAESTDTVVNFNGEPGIFIGIFPTPSANPLDTADAVLAELPAISDTLPDGMSIEMVYNATETISSSIEEVFKTIAEAVVIVIVVILLFLGSFRSTLMPIVTIPLSLIGVCFFLLVLGYSINLLSLLAMVLAIGLVVDDAIIVVENIHRHIEEGMDPMAASKKSMEEISLAIVAMTITLAAVFAPIGFTGGLTGSLFREFAFTLAGAVIISGIIALTITPMMSARILKAGNHSRFQRFIDRTFERLANWYERMVSGSLNYRPITMMVTISLMALTGFLFMQTSSELAPEEDEGALFSLVTAPRYATSEYTSAFVDQLADATSDIDEVRAQFSIVGMGGETNSGFAVWGLKDWGSRERSQAEIQQDIQGRIAPVNGVQALVFAPPSLPGAGGGLPISMVVQSTGDPSQVYEVAEQIRQEAQASGQFIIVQNSLSYDSPQITMTIDRDRAAALNVPISDIGNTLNVLVGGGAVAQFDRDSNSYDIITQVPQEYRDNPQALTDFFIRSTTGTMIPLSSVVSVETGSAPASIEQFNQLNAATISALPLPGVTTGQGLQTIVDIANPLLPDSFFLEYSGQSRLEVQQGNTILIAFALAIVVIYLVLAAQFESFRDPFIIMMSVPLSIFGAILPLNLGLGTINIYTQVGLITLIGIITKHGILLVEFANQRREEGYPIREAIVESAKVRLRPILMTTAALALAVVPLMIASGAGAAARQAMGLVIFSGLCIGTLFTLFVVPMFYTYIAKPESAMKRHDKKDVATGHSPSPAPAE from the coding sequence ATGAATATTTCCAACACCTTCATTCAGCGCCCGGTCCTGTCCACCGTTCTCGGCTGCCTGATCCTCCTGCTCGGCTTCCAAGGTCTCTTCAGTCTCTCGGTGCGTCAGTACCCCGAGGTCGAGGAAACCGTCGTCACCATCAACACGGTCTATCCCGGCGCCAACGCAGAGCTGATCCAGGGCTTCATCACGGCCCCGATCGCCGCCGCCGTCTCGACCACCGAGAACATCGACTACGTCACCTCGCAAAGCCGTGCGTCGAGCAGCACCGTGACCGTGCAAATGGAACTCGGTGCCGATCCCGATATCGCGCTCACGGAAGTGATGTCGAAGGTGCAGCAGGTCCGCGGCCAGCTGCCGTCGCAGTCCGAAGACCCGATCATCACCAAGGGCACGGGTCAGCAATTCGCGATCATGTACCTGGCGGTCCAGAACCCCAACATGACCGCCGAGCAGCTCACCGAATATCTGGAGCGCGTGGTTCGTCCCCGCATGTCCACCATCGAAGGTGTGGCCGAAATTCAGATCCTCGGTGCTGCAAACTACGCTATGCGCGTCTGGATCGACCCGATCCGGCTCGCTGCGCGTGGAGTGACGGCATCCGAAGTCACCCAGGCCATCAACGCCTCCAACTTCCTGTCGGCGCCGGGCCGCACTGAAAACGAGTTTGTCGCCCAGGCGATCACCCTGCAGTCCACACTGCAGACGCCGGAGGCGTTCGGCCAACTTCCGATCACGTCCAATGGCGACAGCGTCGTGCGGCTGACGGATGTCGCCGAGGTCGAACTGGCTGCCGAAAGCACCGACACGGTCGTCAACTTCAACGGCGAGCCTGGCATCTTCATCGGCATCTTCCCGACCCCCTCGGCGAACCCGCTCGATACCGCCGATGCCGTGCTCGCAGAACTGCCAGCCATCAGCGACACGCTGCCGGACGGCATGTCCATCGAGATGGTCTACAACGCCACCGAGACCATCAGTTCCTCGATCGAGGAAGTGTTCAAGACGATCGCCGAAGCCGTCGTCATCGTGATCGTCGTCATCCTGCTGTTCCTCGGATCGTTCCGTTCCACGCTGATGCCGATCGTGACGATCCCGCTGTCGCTCATCGGCGTCTGCTTCTTCCTTCTCGTGCTTGGGTACTCCATCAACCTCCTGTCGCTATTGGCAATGGTTCTCGCGATCGGCCTCGTCGTCGACGACGCCATCATCGTGGTCGAGAACATCCATCGCCACATTGAGGAAGGCATGGATCCGATGGCGGCCTCCAAGAAGAGCATGGAGGAGATCTCGCTCGCCATCGTGGCCATGACGATCACGCTCGCTGCCGTCTTCGCACCCATCGGCTTCACCGGCGGTCTGACCGGCTCGCTCTTCCGCGAGTTCGCGTTCACGCTCGCAGGCGCCGTCATCATCTCGGGCATCATCGCACTGACCATCACCCCGATGATGAGCGCCCGTATTCTGAAAGCCGGCAATCACAGCCGCTTCCAGCGCTTCATCGACCGCACCTTCGAACGGCTCGCGAACTGGTACGAGCGCATGGTCTCCGGATCGCTCAACTATCGGCCGATCACGATGATGGTCACCATCAGCCTGATGGCGCTGACCGGCTTTCTTTTCATGCAGACGTCAAGTGAACTCGCGCCGGAAGAAGACGAAGGCGCCCTCTTCTCGCTGGTGACTGCTCCCCGTTATGCCACGAGCGAATACACCAGTGCTTTCGTCGACCAGCTGGCCGATGCCACCAGCGACATCGACGAAGTGCGTGCGCAGTTCTCCATCGTCGGCATGGGTGGCGAAACCAACAGCGGCTTCGCGGTCTGGGGCCTGAAGGACTGGGGCAGCCGCGAGCGTTCCCAGGCCGAAATCCAGCAGGACATTCAGGGCCGCATCGCACCGGTCAACGGCGTGCAGGCGCTCGTCTTTGCACCGCCCTCCCTCCCGGGCGCCGGCGGCGGTCTGCCGATCTCCATGGTTGTCCAGTCGACCGGCGATCCGAGCCAGGTCTACGAAGTGGCCGAGCAGATCCGTCAGGAAGCCCAGGCCTCCGGCCAGTTCATCATCGTGCAGAACTCGCTGTCCTACGACAGTCCGCAGATCACGATGACGATCGACCGCGACCGGGCGGCGGCCCTCAATGTCCCGATCAGCGACATCGGCAACACGCTGAACGTTCTCGTCGGCGGCGGTGCCGTTGCGCAGTTCGATCGCGATTCAAACAGCTACGACATCATCACCCAGGTGCCGCAGGAATATCGCGACAACCCCCAGGCGTTGACGGACTTCTTCATCCGCTCGACCACGGGCACGATGATCCCGCTGTCCTCGGTCGTCAGCGTCGAGACAGGCTCTGCACCTGCCTCCATCGAGCAGTTCAACCAGCTGAATGCAGCCACCATCTCGGCCCTGCCGCTGCCTGGCGTCACCACTGGCCAGGGCTTGCAGACGATCGTCGATATCGCCAATCCGCTTCTGCCGGACAGCTTCTTCCTGGAATATTCCGGCCAGTCGCGTCTGGAAGTCCAGCAGGGCAACACGATCCTGATCGCATTCGCGCTCGCCATCGTGGTCATCTATCTCGTGCTCGCGGCGCAGTTCGAAAGCTTCCGTGACCCGTTCATCATCATGATGTCGGTTCCGCTGTCGATCTTCGGTGCGATCCTCCCGCTCAATCTCGGGCTCGGCACGATCAACATCTACACTCAGGTCGGCTTGATCACGCTGATCGGCATCATCACCAAGCACGGCATTCTTCTGGTGGAATTCGCCAATCAGCGGCGCGAGGAAGGATACCCGATCCGCGAGGCGATCGTGGAATCGGCCAAGGTCCGCCTTCGTCCGATCCTGATGACCACCGCTGCTCTGGCGCTCGCCGTCGTGCCTCTGATGATCGCGTCCGGCGCTGGTGCAGCCGCCCGCCAGGCCATGGGTCTCGTGATCTTCTCCGGCCTTTGCATCGGAACGCTGTTCACGCTCTTCGTCGTGCCGATGTTCTACACCTACATCGCCAAGCCTGAATCGGCGATGAAGCGGCATGACAAGAAAGATGTGGCCACCGGCCACTCCCCTTCACCGGCTCCGGCCGAGTGA
- a CDS encoding efflux RND transporter periplasmic adaptor subunit, which produces MIKRFLIAFVLLAVVCGGLVYFNIFRNQAIENFFATMQQPALPVQTVTAEPASWQPGIEAIGTVSAVRGVDLAVEAGGVVREVNFTSNDAIEEGTVLVQIDDQIEQSNLIAARANLTLAEQTLARAQQLRTRGVSAESSLEEAEANAQAAQSEIASLNATLSQKALEAPFSGTIGIPQVEAGQYVTTGTVVATLQDLSRMRVDFSVPEQQRSQLQIGQTIRVGTENGSFDYSGTIVGIEPRIDPATRLVSIRAEVENTEEALNPGQFARVRVELPEESDVIALPQTAIVSSLYGDFVYVVREASEEQEQAAEQAAEQAEEMPEAAAAAPAPAEDAGPTMEARQVFVTTGRRNGSLVEIAEGLSAGDIVVSAGQNRLSNGALVTIDESESPLNRGNPQTAEQVAQ; this is translated from the coding sequence ATGATAAAAAGATTCCTGATCGCCTTCGTCTTGCTCGCGGTGGTCTGCGGGGGCTTGGTCTATTTCAACATCTTCCGCAATCAGGCGATCGAGAACTTCTTCGCTACGATGCAGCAGCCCGCCCTGCCGGTGCAGACCGTTACGGCAGAACCGGCGAGCTGGCAGCCCGGCATCGAGGCGATCGGCACCGTCAGCGCTGTCCGCGGTGTTGACCTCGCCGTTGAAGCCGGCGGTGTCGTTCGCGAGGTGAACTTCACGTCGAACGACGCGATCGAGGAAGGAACCGTGCTCGTCCAGATCGACGACCAGATTGAGCAGTCGAACCTGATCGCGGCACGCGCCAACCTTACCTTGGCCGAACAGACGCTTGCCCGTGCCCAGCAGTTGCGCACGCGCGGCGTCAGCGCCGAATCGAGCCTGGAAGAAGCGGAAGCGAACGCTCAGGCAGCACAGTCTGAAATCGCCTCGCTGAACGCAACCCTGAGCCAGAAGGCGCTGGAAGCACCGTTCTCGGGCACAATCGGCATTCCGCAGGTGGAAGCCGGCCAGTATGTCACCACAGGCACGGTCGTCGCCACGCTTCAGGACCTGTCGCGCATGCGCGTCGATTTCTCGGTTCCTGAGCAGCAGCGCAGCCAGTTGCAGATCGGCCAGACCATTCGCGTGGGCACGGAAAACGGCAGCTTCGATTATAGCGGCACAATCGTCGGCATCGAGCCGCGCATCGATCCGGCGACCCGTCTCGTTTCCATCCGCGCCGAGGTGGAAAACACCGAGGAAGCACTCAATCCCGGCCAGTTCGCCCGCGTACGTGTCGAGCTTCCCGAGGAATCAGACGTCATCGCGCTGCCGCAGACAGCGATTGTCTCGAGCCTTTACGGCGACTTCGTCTATGTCGTGCGCGAAGCGTCGGAAGAGCAGGAGCAGGCTGCCGAACAGGCAGCGGAACAGGCCGAGGAAATGCCCGAGGCAGCAGCCGCTGCGCCTGCCCCGGCAGAAGATGCGGGCCCGACGATGGAGGCGCGTCAGGTCTTCGTGACGACTGGTCGCCGCAACGGTTCGCTGGTCGAAATTGCCGAAGGTCTCTCGGCAGGAGACATCGTCGTTTCGGCGGGCCAGAACCGCCTGTCCAACGGCGCACTCGTCACCATCGATGAGAGCGAGAGCCCCTTGAACCGCGGCAATCCGCAGACAGCCGAGCAGGTAGCGCAATGA
- a CDS encoding TetR/AcrR family transcriptional regulator, which translates to MEAANELARDVGPGNLSLDAVAQRAGLSKGGLLYNFPTKAKLMEALVEMHISQHRQALEAAQLRHRGKPNALSLAVVDTFLAECGSKQKPASGVLAAIAEDPSFIEPMRLYQRELVARLKAESDDPDLAHLAFLAIEGLRCLQLFEVDAFSADDSRRLLLRMVQMVARELGLEAPLEPATATVEASR; encoded by the coding sequence TTGGAAGCCGCCAATGAGCTTGCCCGCGACGTCGGTCCCGGCAATCTGTCGCTGGATGCGGTTGCCCAGCGGGCAGGTCTGTCGAAAGGCGGGCTTCTCTATAACTTCCCGACGAAGGCGAAGCTGATGGAGGCGCTGGTCGAGATGCACATCTCACAGCATCGCCAAGCGCTCGAAGCCGCCCAGCTGCGGCACCGCGGGAAGCCGAATGCGCTGTCTCTCGCCGTCGTGGATACGTTTCTAGCGGAATGCGGGTCCAAGCAAAAGCCAGCAAGCGGCGTTCTCGCAGCGATTGCCGAAGATCCGAGCTTCATCGAGCCCATGCGGCTTTATCAGCGAGAGCTCGTGGCGCGGTTGAAGGCCGAGTCCGACGATCCGGACCTTGCCCATCTCGCATTTCTTGCGATCGAAGGCTTGAGATGCCTGCAGCTCTTCGAAGTCGATGCCTTTTCGGCGGACGACAGCCGGCGGCTTCTTTTGCGGATGGTGCAGATGGTGGCGCGGGAACTGGGGCTCGAAGCGCCGCTGGAGCCTGCGACAGCCACGGTCGAGGCATCTCGCTGA
- a CDS encoding patatin-like phospholipase family protein: MMNWSGRRSGGEIVHEAPDRDFSDPQLTTPPPLMPPHSPEPDQKRAPIALALGGGAARGWAHIGVLRALDEAGIQIGMIAGTSIGALVGGCYLAGKLDELEAFARSLTMRRIAGLLDFTIRGGGLFGGMRLNNRMNEHLEGIDIQDLDRPFVAIATEVTTGHEVWITRGSLVTAIRASYALPGIFEPVKCNGRTLVDGALVNPVPVSICRAYEEPLVVAVNLHYDLYGRSAVIKHSASAPSPDEVSLSRRQAENRTTFTDRAERRFGMTGVMVEAYNIIQDRISRARLAGDPPDLSILPKLSDIGLSEFHRADEAIARGYEDARAHIREIDRLQRVLVR, encoded by the coding sequence ATGATGAACTGGTCTGGCAGACGAAGTGGTGGCGAAATCGTCCATGAGGCGCCCGACCGGGATTTCTCCGATCCGCAATTGACGACACCTCCTCCCTTGATGCCACCCCATTCGCCCGAACCCGATCAGAAACGCGCGCCGATCGCTCTTGCGCTGGGCGGAGGTGCAGCGCGCGGCTGGGCTCATATCGGCGTGCTGCGGGCGCTGGACGAAGCCGGCATCCAGATCGGCATGATCGCCGGCACCTCGATCGGCGCGCTGGTCGGTGGCTGCTATCTCGCCGGCAAGCTCGATGAACTGGAGGCCTTCGCCCGCAGCCTCACCATGCGGCGCATCGCGGGGCTGCTCGATTTCACGATCCGAGGCGGCGGCCTCTTCGGCGGCATGCGGCTTAACAACCGCATGAACGAGCACCTGGAAGGCATCGACATCCAGGATCTCGACCGCCCCTTCGTCGCGATTGCCACCGAGGTGACGACAGGCCATGAAGTCTGGATCACGCGCGGTTCGCTCGTGACTGCCATCCGCGCCTCCTACGCGCTGCCGGGGATCTTCGAGCCGGTCAAATGCAATGGCCGCACGCTCGTCGATGGTGCGCTCGTCAATCCCGTTCCGGTCTCCATCTGCCGCGCTTACGAGGAGCCGCTGGTCGTCGCGGTCAACCTGCATTACGATCTTTACGGTCGCTCCGCGGTCATCAAGCACAGCGCCTCGGCGCCCTCGCCCGACGAAGTGTCCCTCAGCCGCCGCCAGGCAGAGAACCGCACGACATTCACGGACCGCGCCGAACGCCGTTTCGGCATGACCGGCGTGATGGTGGAGGCCTACAACATCATTCAGGATCGCATTTCGCGCGCGCGTCTTGCTGGCGACCCGCCCGATCTCTCGATCCTGCCGAAGTTGTCCGACATCGGTCTTTCGGAATTCCATCGCGCGGACGAAGCCATCGCGCGTGGCTACGAGGACGCGCGAGCGCACATCCGGGAAATCGATCGGCTCCAGCGCGTGCTCGTGCGCTAG
- the hisI gene encoding phosphoribosyl-AMP cyclohydrolase, whose product MTTAFEEPAGKAELEEGSALTPRFSADGLVTAVVTDSRDGVLLMVAHMNAETLALTLDTGIAHYYSRSRQAIWKKGESSGNLQRVTEIRVDCDQDAIWLKVDVDGHGATCHTGRRSCFYRKVESDEAGAHRLITDTEAPLFDPTMVYQK is encoded by the coding sequence ATGACGACTGCCTTTGAAGAACCTGCCGGCAAGGCCGAGCTTGAAGAAGGTTCGGCTTTGACACCCCGCTTCTCAGCGGATGGACTTGTGACCGCCGTCGTGACCGACAGTCGCGACGGCGTTTTGCTGATGGTCGCGCACATGAACGCCGAGACTTTGGCGCTGACGCTCGACACGGGCATCGCCCACTATTACAGCCGCTCCCGCCAGGCGATCTGGAAGAAGGGCGAAAGCTCCGGCAATCTGCAACGTGTGACCGAGATCCGCGTCGATTGCGATCAGGACGCGATCTGGCTCAAGGTGGATGTCGATGGCCACGGCGCGACCTGCCACACCGGGCGCCGGTCCTGCTTCTATCGCAAGGTCGAGTCCGACGAAGCTGGCGCTCACCGCCTGATCACCGACACCGAGGCGCCACTTTTTGATCCGACGATGGTCTATCAGAAATAG
- the folE gene encoding GTP cyclohydrolase I FolE: MDAIVKSFPGKDQDEKDARPSQSEVEAAVRTLLLWVGDDPDREGLVDTPKRVAKAYKDLFGGYDEDPEDVLGRTFEEVAGYDDMVLVRDIPFFSHCEHHMVPIIGKAHVAYLPDGKVLGLSKIARVIDIYARRLQTQESMTAQVSKAIDETLRPLGVAVMIEAEHMCMAMRGIRKQGSTTLTTTFTGQFKTDPHQQARFMTMLRSHNGH; the protein is encoded by the coding sequence ATGGACGCAATTGTAAAATCCTTCCCCGGAAAAGATCAGGACGAAAAAGACGCCCGTCCCTCTCAGTCGGAAGTCGAGGCGGCTGTCCGTACTTTGCTCCTCTGGGTCGGTGACGATCCGGACCGGGAAGGACTTGTCGATACGCCGAAGCGTGTTGCCAAGGCCTATAAGGATTTGTTCGGCGGCTATGACGAAGACCCTGAAGATGTTCTCGGCCGTACTTTCGAGGAGGTCGCAGGCTATGACGATATGGTCCTTGTCCGTGATATCCCGTTCTTTTCCCATTGCGAGCACCACATGGTGCCGATCATCGGCAAGGCGCATGTGGCCTATCTGCCCGATGGCAAGGTGCTTGGCCTGTCGAAGATCGCTCGCGTGATCGACATCTATGCGCGTCGCCTGCAGACCCAGGAATCCATGACCGCCCAGGTGTCGAAGGCAATCGATGAAACGCTGCGTCCTTTGGGTGTCGCCGTCATGATCGAGGCAGAGCATATGTGCATGGCCATGCGCGGCATCCGCAAGCAGGGCTCGACAACGCTGACGACCACCTTTACCGGTCAGTTCAAGACCGACCCGCATCAGCAGGCCCGGTTCATGACAATGCTGCGGAGCCACAACGGTCATTGA
- a CDS encoding iron-sulfur cluster assembly scaffold protein, which produces MIDDVYNSKILELAGNIPRLGRLDDADATAMAHSKLCGSKVTVWLKTDDGIVTDFAHDVKACALGQASSSVMARNVIGATADEVRKGQAELRAMLKDNGPAPSGRFADLKYLEPVRDYKARHASTLLTFDAVVDALDQIAAKRANEAAA; this is translated from the coding sequence ATGATCGACGACGTCTATAACAGCAAGATCCTGGAACTTGCTGGGAACATACCCCGGCTCGGTCGGCTCGATGACGCGGATGCCACTGCAATGGCGCATTCCAAGCTTTGTGGCTCCAAGGTCACCGTTTGGCTGAAAACGGATGACGGAATCGTGACCGATTTTGCCCATGACGTGAAGGCATGCGCGCTCGGGCAGGCGTCGTCATCGGTGATGGCACGCAATGTGATCGGCGCCACTGCCGACGAGGTGCGGAAAGGCCAGGCCGAACTGCGCGCCATGCTGAAAGACAACGGGCCTGCGCCTTCCGGGCGTTTCGCCGATCTCAAATATCTGGAGCCCGTGCGCGACTACAAGGCACGCCACGCATCCACGCTTCTAACTTTCGACGCGGTGGTCGATGCGCTTGACCAGATCGCGGCGAAGCGGGCGAATGAAGCTGCAGCCTGA
- the yidD gene encoding membrane protein insertion efficiency factor YidD yields the protein MGRTRNYEGPWPRTPARVFGTSLIRLYQLTLSGFVGNSCRHLPTCSEYAYEAVARHGLFKGSWLALKRVASCGPFGSRGFDPVPPPKAD from the coding sequence ATGGGGCGCACGCGGAATTACGAAGGCCCATGGCCCCGCACGCCGGCACGCGTTTTCGGCACCAGCCTGATCCGGCTTTATCAACTGACCCTTTCCGGCTTCGTCGGCAATTCGTGCCGTCATCTGCCGACCTGCTCCGAATATGCCTACGAAGCCGTGGCCCGCCACGGCCTGTTCAAAGGCAGCTGGCTTGCGCTGAAGCGCGTGGCAAGCTGCGGACCCTTCGGAAGCCGGGGCTTTGATCCGGTTCCGCCGCCAAAGGCCGATTGA